The window CTGGGCTATAAAACGGCATTGGCGGCGGTACACAAGGAAGCCTGCCAGGTTCTTGGCGCTGAATAAAAGCAGGAAGAGGGTGATGGGCAGCAGTGACTGCCTGTTCTGCAGCCAGTGTGGCAAAAAAGTAACAGTGGCCGATGCTTCCGGCTGCGTATAGATCTTAATGATCAGCAGCAGCCAGGCCAGGGAGGCAATGTCGGCCAGGCTGATGAGAAGGTCCAGCACTACCAGCACACCCATCTGCTTGCGTTCTTCCGGCCGGAGGATGGTGATACTCTTTTTGATAATGTGTTTCAAGCACAGACTGTTGCGTTAGCGTATTGATGATCAATTCTCCATACGGCTTTTAGGCATTGGGGGTTGCTTTGGGAGGGTGAGTTGTCAGTTGTGAGTGGTGAGTGGCTTTGGTACTAATAAAAATTTAGCTAAAACGGTATAGTTAGCGAATCCGCGAGTATATTTGCGCTGCATAACATAAACATAACCTTATTTTTTGATACCAAAACTGTAGGCGAAGGCCTAAAATGACTTTTGCATGAATAACCCTTTAGTGGCCGGCGTTGACATCGGAGGTTCCCACATCACTGCTGCTCTGGTAGACCTGGAGGTCCGGAGCGTATTACCTGCTTTTTGTGCCCGTAAACGTATTAATGCCCAGGAAGATGCGGCCAGTATTATAGATAATTGGTGTGCAACGATCGGCCAGGTTTTTGAGGCGCAGCCTACACTGCCCAGGCGGGTAGGTATCGCTATGCCCGGCCCTTTTGACTATGAAAAAGGCATTTCCTTTATAAAAGACCAGAATAAATATGAAGCCCTGTATGGCCTCAATGTGAAAGAAATGATGGCCGAACGTCTCGGCGTAAGTCCGGACCATATCCGCCTGATGAACGATGCCGGTTGTTTCCTGCAGGGAGAAGTGGTGGGCGGCGCTGCCCGTGGGTTCAAAAGTGCTGTAGGGGTCACGCTGGGTACTGGCCTGGGTACAGCTACTTTTCATGGGGGAGTGGCCAAAGATGCCAATCTCTGGTGTGCACCTTTTCTCGATGGCATCGCAGAAGATTATATCTCCGCCCGCTGGCTGATCAAAAAGTACCAGGAGGTGAGTGGTACTACCGTTGAACATGTGAAAGAATTAGTGTCCCTGATCCCCGATGATCCCCGTATCAAAGACATCTTTAAGGAGTTTGGCCAAAACCTGGCTGCTTTTCTTACGACATTTATCCGCGACAATAATCCTGAAGTGGTAGTGATCGGCGGCAATATTTCCAAAAGTGCTGAATGGTTCGTGGCGACGGTAGAGGAAGCATTGCTGGCGCAATCCATTGACATTCCCGTGCGCATTGCCCGCCTCGGAGAAAATGCCCATATCATGGGTGCCGCCGGTTGCTGGATAGAAAATATCTAAGCCTTTCATATTTAGTGTCTTAAAGACATTTTTCCTCATTCCCTCAAAAAAGCTTAATTTTTTGCGGTCGCTTATGAGGAAGATTGTTATTATAATGGTGCTCTGTATTACAGGAGCAGTGCTGTTTGCCCAAAACACGTCTTACCAGTTCTCCCGGATTGATATCAGCCAGGGCCTATCCAATAACCAGGTCAATTCTATTTTCAGGGACAGTAAAGGTTTTATCTGGTTCGGCACCATGTCGGGCCTTAACCGGTATGATGGTTACACGTTTACCATCTTCCGGCATAACCTGTATGATTCTTCCACCATTAGTGATGATTATATCGCCCGCATCATGGAGGGGCCCGACAATACCATCTGGGTAGTGAACAGGGGCGGCCTCAATATTTTTGATCCCCTTACTGAAAAGTTTAACCGCAATGCCTCTGCCGGATTGGCCCGATATGCTTTGCCGCCGGCAACTGTTGCCAATATTGTGCGCGACAGCAGGGGGCATTATTGGTTCATCATGTCGGGCGCGGGGCTGTATAAATATGATCCTGCTACCGGTAAAACCACCCGGGTGTATCAACCTGTGGGACCAGTTGTTGCGCAGGTAAGCCCTGTATCCCTGGCCGAAGATGCCCATGGTGATCTGTGGGTCGTATTCAATGATGGCCGCATTGAAAAGATGGACGGGCGTACCGGCGCTGTTACTTTTAAAACAGATGCGCTGGCTACTTCCATGGGCTATGAACGGCTCAATTATTCGCTCTATGTGGATGCGGAGAATGAATTGTGGTTGTATATATCCAATGATGCCCGGGGCGTAATCCATTACAATCCGGCTTCAGGCGCTTTGCGGCATATTACCGGGGATGCGGGCATATACGGGTTGAATAACAACATTGTTAATGGCTTGCTGCAGGATAACAAAGGCAATATATGGGTATGTACCGATCATGGCGGCGTCAACGTATTCAATAAAAAGACCCGTACCTGGCAATACCTCATGACCAATGATGATGACCCCAGGAGTCTTAGCCAGAACAGCATCATCACCGCCTATAAGGATAAAGCAGGCATTATATGGTTAGGTACCTTTAA of the Paraflavitalea devenefica genome contains:
- a CDS encoding ROK family protein, which translates into the protein MNNPLVAGVDIGGSHITAALVDLEVRSVLPAFCARKRINAQEDAASIIDNWCATIGQVFEAQPTLPRRVGIAMPGPFDYEKGISFIKDQNKYEALYGLNVKEMMAERLGVSPDHIRLMNDAGCFLQGEVVGGAARGFKSAVGVTLGTGLGTATFHGGVAKDANLWCAPFLDGIAEDYISARWLIKKYQEVSGTTVEHVKELVSLIPDDPRIKDIFKEFGQNLAAFLTTFIRDNNPEVVVIGGNISKSAEWFVATVEEALLAQSIDIPVRIARLGENAHIMGAAGCWIENI